A region of Silurus meridionalis isolate SWU-2019-XX chromosome 13, ASM1480568v1, whole genome shotgun sequence DNA encodes the following proteins:
- the iqcg gene encoding dynein regulatory complex protein 9 — MSIKLCPVSVLRISAILQDCSEQLAVLGNILSGTYTDTHTTAVSVGISRGQQSVSGIRLQEARGGVSQRGGVSQRGSVQEVVQELQRTQREMKQSSPQFIINMQNNRKLASLLIGDLLTELKEEGTFNTLIHTVDEEKTTKAQLQEILTSDEEDHLKIKTLQKQLHDLTEETAVQIQEREQIAAHLEDQLQEWKVTKSLQEKYMISSTQLMVLQGQKMNNRIEKQLEAEIKILKQKLEEEEKDHVQLETFLKKNQTSLEEMLEYWMDCYDKDTEDKQQELNTVKTNKSNNLAQLQELAKKYRDNEQVIIDDRLEKEELQRQREQKELEEKAAVKLQAWWRGTLVRKCLGPYGKQKKPQQKKGKKGKKKKK; from the exons ATGAGCATAAAATTGTGTCCAGTATCGGTGCTGCGGATCTCCGCCATTCTGCAGGATTGTTCAGAACAACTCGCCGTGCTGGGGAACATCCTGTCCGGAACttacaccgacacacacactactgct GTCTCAGTGGGCATCAGCAGGGGGCAGCAGAGTGTCTCAGGGATTCGCTTGCAGGAGGCTCGAGGAGGCGTGTCTCAGAGAGGGGGCGTGTCTCAGAGAGGGAGCGTGCAAGAGGTAGTACAGGAGCTCCAAAGAACACAGAGGGAGATGAAGCAGAGTTCTCCCCAATTCATAATTAATATGCAAAACAACCG GAAGCTTGCGTCTCTGCTGATCGGTGACCTGCTGACGGAGCTGAAGGAAGAAGGAACCTTCAACACCCTGATCCACACTGTGGATGAAGAGAAGACGACCAAAGCTCAACTGCAGGAGATCTTAACCAG TGATGAAGAGGATCATCTAAAGATCAAAACCCTGCAGAAGCAGCTACACGACCTCACAGAAGAAACAGCGGTCCAGATTCAG GAGCGCGAGCAGATTGCGGCGCACCTGGAAGACCAGCTGCAGGAATGGAAGGTGACGAAAAGCCTGCAGGAGAAGTACATGATCAGCAGCACACAGCTGATGGTGCTTCAGGGACAGAAAATGAACAACCGCATCGAGAAGCAACTGGAGGCGGAGATAaag ATCCTTAAGCAGAAGCTggaagaggaggaaaaggatCACGTCCAGCTGGAGacgtttctaaaaaaaaatcaaaca AGTCTTGAGGAAATGCTGGAGTACTGGATGGACTGCTACGATAAAGACACGGAGGACAAACAGCAAGAGCTGAACACTGTAAAGACCAACAAAAGCAACAACCTGGCACAGTTACAGGAGCTGGCGAAGAAG taccGAGACAACGAGCAGGTGATCATCGATGACAGACTGGAGAAAGAGGAGCTGCAAAGACAACGGGAGCAGAAAGAGCTGGAGGAGAAGGCAGCTGTAAAG CTCCAGGCGTGGTGGAGAGGAACCCTGGTCAGAAAGTGTCTCGGTCCATATGGAAAGCAGAAGAAACCCCAACAGAAGAAGggcaaaaaaggaaagaagaagaagaagtga
- the LOC124395483 gene encoding DISP complex protein LRCH3-like produces the protein MTRLLHHHQLQGSQEKKLNWWNSSERFSIIFSNIESRLKVSLPSDLGVALTDGVVLCHLANHVRPRSVPSIHVPSPAVPKLTMAKCRRNVENFLEACRKIGVPQGSLCSVAEVLEGKATCLYRLIEALLSLAPPMHPSPPSQLTGFALFYLSFMSLLCALYCHLVPCF, from the exons ATGACACGACTCCTACACCATCACCAGCTCCAGGGCTCACAGGAGAAGAAGCTCAACTGGTGGAACAGCTCAGAAAGGTTCTCCATCATCTTCTCA AACATCGAGTCTCGGCTGAAAGTATCTTTGCCTAGCGACCTGGGGGTGGCGCTGACGGACGGGGTGGTGCTGTGCCATCTGGCCAATCACGTGCGACCTCGTTCAGTACCCAGCATCCACGTGCCCTCGCCTGCGGTG CCCAAACTGACCATGGCCAAATGTCGACGGAACGTAGAGAACTTCCTGGAGGCGTGCCGTAAAATCGGCGTCCCTCAG GGAAGCTTGTGTTCGGTTGCCGAGGTGTTGGAGGGCAAAGCAACGTGTTTATACAGATTGATTGAAGCTTTGCTCTCACTAGCGCCCCCTATGCACCCATCACCTCCATCCCAACTGACCGGCTTTGCCCTGTTTTACCTGTCCTTCATGTCTCTGTTGTGTGCACTGTACTGCCACCTAGTGCCCTGTTTCTAA